The following are encoded together in the Cicer arietinum cultivar CDC Frontier isolate Library 1 chromosome 2, Cicar.CDCFrontier_v2.0, whole genome shotgun sequence genome:
- the LOC140919413 gene encoding uncharacterized protein, with protein sequence MEAIQMQAMATHNLVQQMAMQRDSTANANMVFYDFLKLHPPTFQGGHNPSEAQTQGNHMNWEHFEVAFLDKYYPKSSRRQKELEFVHLQQGDMSVAEYVVKFEELARFSPHAQYAPTKEWKINQFEWGLRPEIRGNIGHMELTNYSTLVHKSYIVEDNLKKVQEERQVKWQQKKESGKFGQQLKVKTPQGKGKQVQTSSSPRAKKCFKCGRDHAG encoded by the exons ATGGAAGCTATTCAAATGCAAGCAATGGCTACCCATAATCTGGTACAACAAATGGCAATGCAAAGAGATAGCACTGCAAATGCCAACATGgtgttttatgattttcttaagTTGCATCCTCCAACATTCCAGGGCGGCCACAATCCCTCAGAGGCTCAA ACTCAAGGAAATCATATGAATTGGGAACATTTTGAGGTGGCCTTTTTAGACAAGTATTATCCAAAAAGTTCCAGAAGACAAAAAGAGTTGGAGTTTGTGCACCTGCAACAAGGAGACATGTCTGTTGCAGAGTATGTTGTTAAGTTTGAAGAATTGGCTAGATTTTCTCCACATGCTCAATATGCACCCACAAAAGAATGGAAGATAAACCAATTCGAATGGGGATTGAGACCTGAAATCAGAGGGAACATAGGCCATATGGAGCTTACTAACTATTCTACTCTTGTACACAAGAGCTACATTGTTGAAGACAATTTAAAGAAGGTACAAGAGGAGAGACAAGTTAAGTGGCAACAAAAAAAAGAGTCTGGAAAATTTGGTCAACAATTGAAGGTAAAGACTCCCCAAGGAAAGGGAAAACAAGTACAGACATCTAGTTCCCCAAGAGCAAAGAAGTGCTTTAAGTGTGGCAGAGATCATGCGGGATAA
- the LOC140919414 gene encoding uncharacterized protein: MAPFCPIRQKQAESNPNKSNTRRAFALNAKKGMNHNLITGTGFINEIPLIVMFDTGASHSFTSSDFVLQHNLLVLEMPYPLIVSTASKNSIETSLVCHQCQITLFDRVFPINLVCLPLKGLDIILGMDWMSGHSETLICHGRKVIIPPRTPQPEETKYR, translated from the coding sequence ATGGCTCCCTTTTGCCCAATACGCCAAAAACAAGCAGAGTCCAACCCAAACAAGTCTAACACTAGAAGGGCCTTTGCTCTCAATGCAAAGAAAGGTATGAATCATAATCTAATAACTGGCACTGGATTCATAAATGAAATTCCTTTAATTGTCATGTTTGACACTGGTGCATCCCATTCTTTCACCTcctctgattttgttttgcaacATAATCTTCTTGTACTTGAAATGCCTTATCCCTTAATTGTAAGCACTGCGTCTAAGAATTCAATAGAGACATCCTTAGTATGTCACCAGTGTCAAATCACTCTGTTTGATAGAGTTTTTCCAATAAACCTAGTCTGTTTGCCCCTTAAGGGCTTGGACATCATATTAGGAATGGATTGGATGTCTGGTCATTCAGAAACTTTGATTTGCCATGGTAGGAAAGTCATAATTCctccaagaactccccaaccAGAGGAAACCAAATACcgctga